One window of the Klebsiella sp. WP3-W18-ESBL-02 genome contains the following:
- the asnC gene encoding transcriptional regulator AsnC — translation MENYQIDNLDRGILEALMANARTAYAELAKQFAVSPGTIHVRVEKMKQAGIITGAHVDVSPKQLGYDVGCFIGIILKSAKDYPSALARLESLDEVTEAYYTTGHYSIFIKVMCKSIDALQQVLINKIQTIDEIQSTETLIVLQNPIMRTIKP, via the coding sequence ATGGAAAATTATCAGATCGACAATCTGGACCGCGGCATCCTGGAAGCGCTAATGGCCAATGCCCGTACCGCTTACGCCGAATTGGCTAAACAGTTCGCCGTGAGTCCGGGGACCATCCATGTGCGCGTAGAGAAGATGAAACAGGCAGGGATCATCACCGGTGCGCATGTGGACGTCAGCCCCAAACAACTCGGTTATGACGTAGGGTGCTTTATCGGCATCATTCTCAAGAGCGCCAAAGACTACCCATCAGCGCTGGCACGCCTGGAAAGCCTGGATGAAGTCACCGAGGCGTATTACACCACCGGCCACTACAGCATCTTTATTAAGGTGATGTGTAAATCTATCGATGCGCTGCAGCAGGTACTTATCAACAAGATCCAAACAATTGATGAAATTCAGTCCACTGAAACGCTGATCGTTCTGCAGAACCCGATCATGCGTACCATCAAGCCTTGA
- the mioC gene encoding FMN-binding protein MioC — MADITLISGSTLGSAEYVAEHLAEKLDDAGMTSEILHGPMLDEVPHEGIWLVVSSTHGAGDIPDNLLPLYEALHEQKPDLSQVRFGAIGIGSREYDTFCGAIDKLEAELKACGAKQIGETLRINVLEHEIPEDPAEIWLRSWQPML; from the coding sequence ATGGCAGACATCACTTTAATCAGCGGCAGCACGCTTGGCAGTGCGGAATATGTCGCGGAACACCTGGCCGAAAAGCTGGACGACGCCGGCATGACCAGTGAAATACTGCACGGGCCGATGCTGGATGAGGTTCCGCATGAAGGAATCTGGCTGGTGGTCAGCTCAACGCACGGTGCCGGTGACATTCCGGACAACCTTCTGCCCTTATATGAAGCATTGCATGAGCAAAAACCGGATCTCTCTCAGGTTCGCTTCGGGGCTATTGGCATCGGTAGCCGCGAATATGACACCTTTTGCGGCGCGATCGATAAGCTGGAAGCCGAATTGAAAGCCTGCGGGGCAAAACAGATCGGGGAGACGCTGCGGATCAACGTACTGGAACATGAAATTCCGGAAGATCCGGCGGAAATATGGCTGCGATCGTGGCAACCAATGCTCTGA
- the mnmG gene encoding tRNA uridine-5-carboxymethylaminomethyl(34) synthesis enzyme MnmG — protein MFYQDPFDVIIIGGGHAGTEAAMAAARMGQQTLLLTHNIDTLGQMSCNPAIGGIGKGHLVKEVDALGGLMATAIDHAGIQFRILNASKGPAVRATRAQADRVLYRQAVRTALENQPNLMIFQQAVEDLIVENDRVVGAVTQMGLKFRAKAVVLTVGTFLDGKIHIGLDNYSGGRAGDPPSIPLSRRLRELPLRVSRLKTGTPPRIDARTIDFSVLGQQNSDDPMPVFSFLGDVSQHPRQMPCYVTHTNEKTHDVIRNNLDRSPMYAGVIEGIGPRYCPSIEDKVMRFADRNQHQIFLEPEGLTSNEIYPNGISTSLPFDVQMQIVRSMQGMENARIVRPGYAIEYDFFDPRDLKPTLESKYIHGLFFAGQINGTTGYEEAAAQGLLAGLNAARLSADKDGWAPRRDQAYLGVLVDDLCTLGTKEPYRMFTSRAEYRLMLREDNADLRLTEIGRELGMVDDVRWARFNEKLENIERERQRLKSTWVAPSAATAAEVNAHLTAPLSREANGEDLLRRPEMTYAQLTSLTPFSPALDDVQAAEQVEIQVKYEGYIARQQDEIEKQQRNENTLLPETLDYRQVNGLSNEVIAKLNDHKPVSIGQASRISGITPAAISILLVWLKKQGLLRRSA, from the coding sequence ATGTTTTATCAGGATCCTTTTGACGTCATCATCATTGGCGGGGGTCATGCAGGCACTGAGGCCGCGATGGCCGCAGCGCGAATGGGCCAACAAACCCTGCTTTTGACACACAATATCGACACTCTGGGGCAGATGAGCTGCAACCCGGCGATTGGCGGCATTGGGAAAGGACACCTGGTAAAAGAAGTGGATGCGCTTGGCGGCCTGATGGCAACGGCGATCGACCATGCAGGTATTCAGTTTAGGATACTAAACGCCAGCAAAGGCCCGGCCGTTCGTGCCACTCGCGCCCAGGCAGATCGCGTACTTTACCGTCAGGCGGTGCGTACCGCACTGGAGAATCAGCCAAACCTGATGATCTTCCAGCAGGCGGTAGAAGATCTGATTGTCGAGAACGATCGCGTTGTCGGTGCTGTCACCCAGATGGGGCTGAAATTCCGCGCGAAAGCGGTAGTGCTGACCGTGGGGACATTCCTTGACGGTAAAATTCATATCGGTCTGGATAACTACAGCGGTGGCCGTGCGGGCGATCCGCCGTCTATCCCGCTGTCTCGTCGTCTGCGTGAACTGCCGCTGCGCGTCAGCCGCCTGAAAACCGGTACGCCGCCGCGCATTGACGCACGGACTATCGACTTCAGCGTACTGGGCCAGCAAAACAGCGACGACCCTATGCCGGTGTTCTCGTTCCTTGGCGATGTCTCTCAGCACCCGCGTCAGATGCCGTGCTACGTGACGCACACCAACGAGAAAACCCACGACGTCATCCGCAATAACCTCGATCGTAGCCCGATGTATGCTGGCGTGATCGAAGGGATCGGCCCACGCTATTGCCCGTCGATCGAAGATAAAGTGATGCGCTTTGCCGATCGTAATCAGCACCAGATCTTCCTCGAGCCGGAAGGGCTGACGTCTAACGAAATTTATCCGAACGGTATCTCCACCAGCCTGCCGTTCGATGTGCAGATGCAGATTGTCCGCTCCATGCAGGGGATGGAAAATGCGCGCATCGTGCGCCCTGGCTACGCCATTGAATACGATTTCTTCGATCCGCGTGACCTGAAGCCAACGCTGGAAAGCAAGTATATCCACGGCCTGTTCTTTGCCGGCCAGATCAACGGCACCACCGGTTACGAAGAAGCTGCCGCGCAGGGGCTGCTGGCGGGCTTGAATGCCGCCCGTCTGTCTGCCGACAAAGACGGCTGGGCGCCGCGCCGCGATCAGGCCTATCTTGGCGTACTGGTCGATGACCTCTGCACGCTGGGCACCAAAGAACCGTACCGCATGTTTACCTCACGCGCTGAATATCGCCTGATGCTGCGCGAAGACAATGCTGATCTGCGCCTGACTGAAATTGGTCGCGAGCTGGGAATGGTCGATGATGTCCGCTGGGCGCGCTTCAACGAGAAGCTGGAGAACATCGAACGTGAACGCCAGCGCCTGAAATCCACCTGGGTCGCGCCTTCGGCAGCGACGGCGGCAGAAGTGAATGCTCACCTGACCGCGCCGCTGTCTCGTGAAGCTAACGGTGAAGACCTGCTGCGTCGCCCGGAAATGACCTACGCACAGCTGACCTCTCTGACGCCGTTCTCACCGGCGCTGGACGATGTACAGGCGGCGGAACAGGTTGAAATCCAAGTGAAATACGAAGGTTATATCGCGCGTCAGCAGGATGAGATCGAAAAACAGCAGCGCAATGAAAATACGCTGCTGCCTGAAACGCTGGACTATCGCCAGGTTAACGGTTTGTCCAATGAAGTGATCGCGAAACTTAACGATCACAAACCGGTTTCTATCGGCCAGGCGTCACGCATTTCCGGGATCACCCCGGCGGCAATCTCTATTTTGCTGGTATGGCTGAAAAAACAAGGTCTGCTGCGCCGCAGCGCGTAA
- the rsmG gene encoding 16S rRNA (guanine(527)-N(7))-methyltransferase RsmG, giving the protein MLNKLSRLLNEAGISLSDHQKNQLVGYVDMLHKWNKAYNLTSVRDPNEMLVRHILDSIVVAPSLKGERFIDVGTGPGLPGIPLSIVRPDAHFTLLDSLGKRVRFLRQVQHELNLDNITPVQSRVEAFPAEPPFDGVISRAFASLTDMVNWCHHLPGAEGRFYALKGQLPEDEIAQLPEGFSVESVVELRVPQLEGERHLVIITPNKI; this is encoded by the coding sequence GTGCTCAACAAACTCTCTCGACTGCTGAATGAAGCAGGCATTTCCCTCTCCGATCACCAGAAAAATCAGCTTGTCGGCTATGTCGATATGCTGCATAAGTGGAACAAGGCGTACAACCTGACGTCGGTGCGCGATCCGAACGAGATGCTGGTTCGCCACATCCTCGACAGCATTGTGGTGGCACCGTCGCTGAAAGGTGAACGTTTTATCGATGTCGGTACCGGGCCGGGCCTGCCGGGTATTCCGCTGTCTATCGTGCGTCCGGATGCGCACTTCACGCTGCTCGATAGCTTGGGCAAGCGCGTTCGCTTTCTGCGCCAGGTTCAGCACGAACTGAATCTGGACAACATCACGCCGGTGCAGAGCCGCGTTGAAGCATTCCCCGCTGAGCCGCCGTTTGACGGTGTCATCAGCCGCGCCTTCGCCTCGCTGACCGATATGGTGAACTGGTGTCATCATCTCCCGGGTGCGGAAGGGCGCTTCTACGCGCTGAAAGGGCAGCTGCCGGAAGATGAAATTGCGCAACTTCCAGAGGGATTTAGCGTGGAGTCCGTGGTCGAATTACGGGTTCCTCAGTTGGAAGGGGAGCGTCATTTGGTGATTATTACACCAAACAAAATTTAA
- the atpI gene encoding F0F1 ATP synthase subunit I: protein MSMSLVSRNVARKLLFIQLLAVIASGLLFSLKDPVWGISAACGGLAVLLPNMLFMIFAWRHQVHTPAKGKVAWTFAFGEAFKVLAMLVLLIVALAVLKAVFLPLIVTWILVLVVQILAPAVINNKG from the coding sequence ATGTCTATGTCGCTCGTGAGTCGAAATGTTGCTCGTAAGCTTCTGTTCATTCAGCTTCTGGCAGTGATAGCAAGTGGATTGCTGTTCAGCCTTAAAGACCCCGTCTGGGGCATCTCCGCCGCGTGTGGAGGCCTGGCAGTGTTACTGCCTAATATGTTGTTTATGATTTTTGCCTGGCGTCACCAGGTGCATACACCCGCGAAGGGCAAAGTGGCCTGGACGTTCGCCTTCGGCGAAGCGTTCAAGGTGCTAGCGATGCTGGTGTTACTGATTGTGGCGCTGGCGGTTTTAAAGGCGGTATTCTTACCGCTGATCGTTACATGGATTTTGGTGCTAGTGGTTCAGATACTGGCGCCCGCTGTAATTAACAACAAAGGGTAA
- the atpB gene encoding F0F1 ATP synthase subunit A yields MASENMTPQEYIGRHLNNLQLDLRTFSLVDPHNPPATFWTLNIDSMFFSVVLGLLFLLMFRSVAKKATSGVPGKFQTAIELVIGFVHGSVKDMYHGKSKVIAPLALTIFVWVFLMNLMDLLPIDLLPYIAEHILGLPALRVVPSADVNITLSMALGVFILILFYSIKMKGIGGFAKELTLQPFNHWAFIPVNLILEGVSLLSKPVSLGLRLFGNMYAGELIFILIAGLLPWWSQWILNVPWAIFHILIITLQAFIFMVLTIVYLSMASEEH; encoded by the coding sequence ATGGCTTCTGAAAATATGACGCCGCAGGAATACATAGGACGCCATCTGAATAACCTTCAGCTGGACCTGCGTACTTTCTCGCTGGTAGATCCGCATAACCCCCCAGCCACCTTCTGGACGCTCAATATTGACTCCATGTTCTTCTCGGTGGTGCTGGGTCTGTTGTTCCTGCTTATGTTCCGTAGCGTTGCCAAAAAAGCGACCAGCGGCGTACCAGGTAAATTTCAGACCGCGATTGAGCTGGTAATCGGCTTCGTTCATGGCAGTGTCAAAGACATGTACCATGGCAAAAGCAAGGTTATCGCTCCGCTTGCCCTGACGATCTTCGTCTGGGTCTTCCTGATGAACCTGATGGACTTACTGCCTATCGACCTGCTGCCGTATATTGCTGAGCATATACTGGGCCTGCCGGCGCTGCGCGTGGTTCCGTCTGCGGACGTAAACATCACCCTGTCTATGGCACTGGGCGTGTTTATCCTGATTCTGTTCTACAGCATCAAAATGAAAGGCATCGGTGGCTTCGCGAAAGAGCTGACACTGCAGCCGTTCAATCACTGGGCATTTATTCCTGTCAACTTAATCCTTGAAGGGGTAAGCCTGCTGTCCAAACCAGTATCTCTGGGTCTGCGACTGTTCGGCAACATGTATGCCGGTGAGCTGATTTTCATTCTGATTGCTGGTCTGTTGCCGTGGTGGTCACAGTGGATTCTGAATGTGCCGTGGGCCATTTTCCACATCCTGATCATTACGCTGCAAGCCTTCATCTTCATGGTTCTGACGATTGTCTATCTGTCGATGGCGTCTGAAGAGCATTAA
- the atpE gene encoding F0F1 ATP synthase subunit C, which translates to MENLNMDLLYMAAAVMMGLAAIGAAIGIGILGGKFLEGAARQPDLIPLLRTQFFIVMGLVDAIPMIAVGLGLYVMFAVA; encoded by the coding sequence ATGGAAAACCTGAATATGGATCTGCTGTACATGGCTGCCGCTGTGATGATGGGTCTGGCGGCAATCGGTGCTGCGATCGGTATCGGCATCCTCGGGGGCAAATTCCTGGAAGGCGCAGCGCGTCAACCGGATCTGATTCCTCTGCTGCGTACTCAGTTCTTTATCGTTATGGGTCTGGTGGATGCTATCCCGATGATCGCTGTAGGTCTGGGTCTGTACGTGATGTTCGCTGTCGCGTAG
- the atpF gene encoding F0F1 ATP synthase subunit B, whose product MNLNATILGQAIAFVLFVLFCMKYVWPPLMAAIEKRQKEIADGLSSAERAKKDLDLAQANATDQLKKAKAEAQVIIEQANKRRSQILDEAKAEAEQERTKIVAQAQAEIDAERKRAREELRKQVAILAVAGAEKIIERSVDEAANSDIVDKLVAEL is encoded by the coding sequence GTGAATCTTAACGCAACAATCCTCGGCCAGGCCATCGCGTTTGTCCTGTTCGTTCTGTTCTGCATGAAATACGTATGGCCGCCGTTAATGGCAGCCATCGAAAAACGTCAAAAAGAGATTGCTGACGGTCTTTCTTCTGCAGAACGAGCTAAAAAGGATTTGGACCTTGCACAGGCCAATGCGACCGACCAGCTGAAAAAAGCGAAAGCGGAAGCCCAGGTGATCATCGAGCAGGCGAACAAACGTCGTTCTCAGATCCTGGACGAAGCTAAAGCTGAAGCAGAGCAGGAACGTACTAAAATCGTGGCACAGGCTCAGGCAGAAATTGATGCCGAGCGTAAACGTGCTCGCGAAGAGCTGCGTAAGCAAGTCGCTATCCTGGCTGTTGCTGGCGCCGAGAAGATCATCGAACGTTCCGTGGATGAAGCTGCTAACAGCGACATCGTGGATAAACTTGTCGCTGAACTGTAA
- the atpH gene encoding F0F1 ATP synthase subunit delta codes for MSEFVTVARPYAKAAFDFAVEHKSVDRWQDMLAFAAEVTKNEQMAELLSGALAPETLSTSFIAVCGEQLDENGQNLIKVMAENGRLKVLPDVLEQFVHLRAASEATSEVDVISANALNEEQLAKITAAMEKRLSRKVKLNCKIDKSVMAGVIIRAGDMVIDGSVRGRLERLADVLQS; via the coding sequence ATGTCTGAATTTGTTACGGTAGCTCGCCCCTACGCCAAAGCAGCTTTTGACTTTGCCGTCGAACACAAAAGCGTAGATCGCTGGCAGGACATGCTGGCGTTTGCCGCCGAAGTGACGAAGAACGAACAAATGGCAGAGCTTCTGTCTGGCGCACTGGCGCCGGAAACGCTCTCTACGTCGTTTATCGCTGTATGCGGTGAGCAACTGGACGAAAACGGCCAGAACCTGATTAAGGTCATGGCTGAAAACGGTCGTCTTAAAGTGCTCCCTGATGTTCTTGAGCAGTTCGTGCATCTGCGCGCCGCGAGTGAAGCTACCTCTGAGGTAGACGTCATCTCCGCCAATGCGTTGAATGAAGAACAGCTCGCGAAAATCACCGCCGCGATGGAAAAACGTCTGTCACGCAAAGTTAAGCTGAATTGCAAAATCGATAAGTCTGTAATGGCAGGCGTTATCATCCGTGCGGGTGATATGGTCATTGACGGTAGCGTACGCGGCCGTCTTGAACGCCTTGCAGACGTCTTGCAGTCTTAA
- the atpA gene encoding F0F1 ATP synthase subunit alpha → MQLNSTEISELIKQRIAQFNVVSEAHNEGTIVSVSDGVIRIHGLADCMQGEMISLPGNRYAIALNLERDSVGAVVMGPYADLAEGMTVKCTGRILEVPVGRGLLGRVVNTLGAPIDGKGALDNDGFSAVEAIAPGVIERQSVDQPVQTGYKSVDAMIPIGRGQRELIIGDRQTGKTALAIDAIINQRDSGIKCVYVAIGQKASTISNVVRKLEEHGALANTIVVVATASESAALQYLAPYAGCAMGEYFRDRGEDALIIYDDLSKQAVAYRQISLLLRRPPGREAFPGDVFYLHSRLLERAARVNAEYVEAFTKGEVKGKTGSLTALPIIETQAGDVSAFVPTNVISITDGQIFLETNLFNAGIRPAVNPGISVSRVGGAAQTKIMKKLSGGIRTALAQYRELAAFSQFASDLDDATRKQLDHGQKVTELLKQKQYAPMSVAQQSLVLYAAERGYLADVELAKIGSFEAALLAYVDRDHAPLMQEINQSGGYNDEIEGKLKGILDSFKATQSW, encoded by the coding sequence ATGCAACTGAATTCCACCGAAATCAGCGAACTGATCAAGCAGCGCATTGCTCAGTTCAATGTTGTGAGTGAAGCTCACAACGAAGGTACTATTGTTTCTGTAAGTGACGGTGTTATCCGCATTCACGGCCTGGCCGATTGTATGCAGGGTGAAATGATCTCCCTGCCGGGTAACCGTTACGCTATCGCACTGAACCTGGAGCGCGACTCTGTAGGTGCTGTAGTCATGGGCCCGTACGCTGACCTTGCCGAAGGCATGACCGTCAAGTGTACTGGTCGTATCCTGGAAGTTCCGGTTGGCCGTGGCCTGCTGGGCCGTGTGGTTAACACCCTGGGTGCACCAATCGATGGTAAAGGCGCGCTGGACAACGACGGCTTCTCCGCCGTTGAAGCTATCGCACCAGGCGTAATCGAACGTCAGTCCGTTGATCAGCCAGTTCAGACTGGTTATAAATCCGTTGATGCCATGATCCCAATCGGTCGTGGTCAGCGTGAACTGATCATCGGCGACCGTCAGACCGGTAAAACCGCGCTGGCAATCGACGCCATCATCAACCAACGTGATTCCGGCATCAAGTGCGTCTACGTGGCTATCGGCCAGAAAGCGTCCACCATTTCTAACGTGGTACGTAAACTGGAAGAACACGGCGCGCTGGCTAACACCATCGTTGTTGTGGCAACCGCGTCTGAATCCGCTGCACTGCAATACCTGGCACCGTATGCCGGTTGCGCAATGGGCGAATACTTCCGCGATCGCGGCGAAGATGCGCTGATCATTTACGATGACCTGTCTAAACAGGCTGTCGCATACCGTCAGATCTCCCTGCTGCTTCGTCGTCCACCAGGACGTGAAGCATTCCCGGGCGACGTATTCTACCTCCACTCCCGTCTGCTGGAGCGTGCTGCGCGTGTTAACGCCGAATACGTTGAAGCCTTCACCAAAGGTGAAGTGAAAGGGAAAACCGGTTCACTGACCGCTCTGCCGATTATCGAAACCCAAGCGGGTGACGTTTCTGCGTTCGTTCCGACCAACGTAATTTCCATTACCGATGGTCAGATCTTCCTGGAAACCAACCTGTTTAACGCCGGTATTCGTCCTGCGGTTAACCCGGGTATCTCCGTATCCCGTGTAGGTGGTGCAGCACAGACCAAGATCATGAAGAAACTGTCCGGTGGTATCCGTACCGCGCTGGCACAGTATCGTGAACTGGCAGCGTTCTCCCAGTTCGCCTCTGACCTTGACGATGCAACCCGTAAGCAGCTGGACCACGGTCAGAAAGTAACTGAACTGCTGAAACAGAAACAGTATGCGCCGATGTCCGTCGCGCAGCAGTCTCTGGTTCTGTACGCAGCAGAACGTGGTTATCTGGCGGATGTTGAACTGGCGAAAATCGGTAGCTTCGAAGCCGCTCTGCTGGCTTACGTTGACCGTGATCACGCTCCGTTGATGCAAGAGATCAACCAGTCCGGTGGCTATAACGACGAAATCGAAGGCAAGCTGAAAGGCATCCTCGATTCCTTCAAAGCAACCCAATCCTGGTAA
- the atpG gene encoding F0F1 ATP synthase subunit gamma, with amino-acid sequence MAGAKEIRSKIASVQNTQKITKAMEMVAASKMRKSQDRMAASRPYADTMRKVIGHLANGNLEYKHPYLEERDVKRVGYLVVSTDRGLCGGLNINLFKKLLADMKAWTEKGVQCDLAMIGSKGVSFFNSVGGNIVAQVTGMGDKPALSELIGPVKVMLQAYDEGRLDKLYIVSNKFINTMSQVPTITQLLPLPASEDDDLKRKTWDYLYEPDPKALLDTLLRRYVESQVYQGVVENLASEQAARMVAMKAATDNGGSLIKELQLVYNKARQASITQELTEIVGGASAV; translated from the coding sequence ATGGCCGGCGCAAAAGAGATACGTAGTAAGATCGCAAGCGTCCAGAACACGCAAAAGATCACTAAAGCGATGGAGATGGTCGCCGCTTCCAAAATGCGTAAATCGCAGGATCGCATGGCGGCCAGCCGTCCTTATGCAGATACCATGCGCAAAGTGATTGGTCACCTTGCGAACGGTAATCTGGAATATAAGCACCCATACCTGGAAGAACGCGACGTTAAGCGCGTGGGCTACCTGGTGGTGTCTACCGACCGTGGTCTGTGCGGTGGCTTGAACATTAACCTGTTCAAGAAACTGCTGGCGGATATGAAGGCATGGACCGAGAAAGGCGTTCAGTGCGACCTCGCAATGATCGGCTCGAAAGGTGTGTCCTTCTTTAATTCCGTAGGTGGCAACATTGTCGCTCAGGTAACCGGTATGGGCGATAAACCTGCCCTGTCCGAACTTATCGGTCCGGTAAAAGTGATGTTGCAGGCCTACGACGAAGGTCGTCTGGACAAGCTTTATATTGTCAGCAACAAATTTATTAACACCATGTCTCAGGTGCCGACGATCACCCAACTGCTGCCGTTACCGGCTTCAGAAGATGATGATCTGAAACGTAAAACCTGGGATTACCTGTACGAACCCGATCCGAAAGCGCTGCTGGATACCCTCCTGCGTCGCTATGTCGAATCTCAGGTCTATCAGGGCGTGGTAGAAAACCTGGCCAGCGAGCAGGCCGCACGTATGGTGGCGATGAAAGCCGCGACCGACAATGGCGGCAGCCTGATTAAAGAGCTGCAGTTGGTATACAACAAAGCTCGACAGGCCAGCATTACTCAGGAACTCACCGAGATCGTCGGTGGTGCATCCGCGGTATAA
- the atpD gene encoding F0F1 ATP synthase subunit beta, with protein MATGKIVQVIGAVVDVEFPQDAVPRVYEALEVQNGNEVLVLEVQQQLGGGIVRTIAMGSSDGLRRGLDVKDLEHPIEVPVGKATLGRIMNVLGQPVDMKGDIGEEERWAIHRAAPSYEELSSSQELLETGIKVIDLMCPFAKGGKVGLFGGAGVGKTVNMMELIRNIAIEHSGYSVFAGVGERTREGNDFYHEMTDSNVIDKVSLVYGQMNEPPGNRLRVALTGLTMAEKFRDEGRDVLLFVDNIYRYTLAGTEVSALLGRMPSAVGYQPTLAEEMGVLQERITSTKTGSITSVQAVYVPADDLTDPSPATTFAHLDATVVLSRQIASLGIYPAVDPLDSTSRQLDPLVVGQEHYDTARGVQSILQRYQELKDIIAILGMDELSEEDKLVVARARKIQRFLSQPFFVAEVFTGSPGKYVSLKDTIRGFKGIMDGEYDHLPEQAFYMVGSIDEAVEKAKKL; from the coding sequence ATGGCTACTGGAAAAATTGTCCAGGTAATCGGCGCCGTAGTTGACGTCGAATTCCCTCAGGATGCCGTACCGCGCGTGTACGAAGCTCTTGAGGTGCAGAATGGTAATGAAGTTCTGGTGCTGGAAGTTCAGCAGCAGCTCGGCGGCGGTATCGTACGTACCATCGCTATGGGTTCTTCCGACGGTCTGCGTCGCGGTCTGGATGTTAAAGACCTCGAGCACCCGATCGAAGTTCCGGTAGGTAAAGCAACACTGGGTCGTATCATGAACGTTCTGGGTCAGCCAGTAGACATGAAAGGCGACATCGGTGAAGAAGAGCGTTGGGCTATCCACCGCGCAGCACCTTCCTACGAAGAGCTGTCCAGCTCTCAGGAACTGCTGGAAACCGGTATCAAAGTTATCGACCTGATGTGTCCGTTCGCGAAGGGCGGTAAAGTCGGTCTGTTCGGCGGTGCGGGTGTAGGTAAAACCGTAAACATGATGGAGCTGATCCGTAACATCGCGATCGAGCACTCCGGTTACTCCGTGTTTGCGGGCGTAGGTGAACGTACTCGTGAGGGTAACGACTTCTACCACGAAATGACCGACTCCAACGTTATCGATAAAGTATCCCTGGTATATGGCCAGATGAACGAGCCACCGGGAAACCGTCTGCGCGTTGCTCTGACCGGTCTGACCATGGCTGAGAAATTCCGTGACGAAGGTCGTGACGTACTGCTGTTCGTCGATAACATCTATCGTTACACCCTGGCCGGTACTGAAGTATCTGCACTGCTGGGTCGTATGCCTTCAGCGGTAGGTTACCAGCCGACTCTGGCGGAAGAGATGGGCGTTCTGCAGGAACGTATCACCTCCACCAAGACCGGTTCTATCACCTCCGTACAGGCAGTATACGTACCTGCGGATGACTTAACTGACCCATCCCCAGCAACGACCTTTGCGCACTTAGATGCAACCGTCGTACTGAGCCGTCAGATCGCTTCCCTGGGTATCTACCCTGCGGTTGACCCGCTGGACTCCACCAGCCGTCAGCTGGATCCGCTGGTTGTTGGTCAGGAACACTACGACACCGCTCGTGGCGTTCAGTCCATTCTGCAGCGTTATCAGGAACTGAAAGACATCATCGCCATCCTGGGTATGGATGAACTGTCTGAAGAAGACAAACTGGTGGTAGCACGCGCACGTAAAATTCAGCGCTTCCTGTCCCAGCCGTTCTTCGTAGCAGAAGTATTCACCGGTTCTCCGGGTAAATACGTTTCGCTGAAAGACACCATCCGTGGCTTTAAAGGCATCATGGACGGCGAATACGATCACCTGCCGGAGCAGGCGTTCTACATGGTCGGTTCCATTGACGAAGCAGTGGAAAAAGCCAAAAAACTTTAA
- a CDS encoding F0F1 ATP synthase subunit epsilon, with translation MAMTYHLDVVSAEQQMFSGLVEKIQVTGSEGELGIYPGHAPLLTAIKPGMIRIVKQHGHEEFIYLSGGILEVQSGTVTVLADTAIRGQDLDEARALEAKRKAEEHIKSSHGDVDYAQASAELAKAIAKLRVIELTKKAM, from the coding sequence ATGGCAATGACTTACCACCTGGACGTCGTCAGCGCAGAGCAACAAATGTTCTCTGGTCTGGTCGAGAAAATCCAGGTAACGGGTAGCGAAGGTGAGCTGGGTATTTACCCGGGCCACGCCCCGCTGCTCACCGCCATTAAGCCTGGTATGATTCGCATCGTTAAACAGCACGGTCACGAAGAGTTTATCTATCTGTCCGGCGGCATTCTTGAAGTGCAGTCTGGCACCGTGACCGTTCTGGCTGATACCGCGATTCGCGGTCAGGACCTCGACGAAGCGCGAGCTCTGGAAGCGAAACGTAAGGCCGAAGAGCACATTAAGAGCTCTCATGGTGACGTGGATTACGCTCAGGCGTCTGCGGAACTGGCCAAAGCGATCGCTAAACTGCGCGTTATCGAGTTGACCAAAAAAGCGATGTAA